The uncultured Methanomethylovorans sp. genome contains a region encoding:
- a CDS encoding MarC family protein, whose translation MDLITFFIYSFVSIFVIVSPLDGVVTFVSMTSGMSNKQRQILGRKAVLLACAISVFFALTGDTMLRFFSINVDSLRVAGGILLFKVAFDMMMAHISRESITLDEINESLGRDDVWVFPIALPILAGPGLITTVIVLMDSTDLVLNKMAVLAAIVLTFFVCLVLFHFSHKVYEWLGYTGMLVFTRLMGLFLAALAVDFVTKGLFNIFRTLY comes from the coding sequence ATGGACTTGATCACTTTTTTCATCTACTCTTTTGTGTCAATTTTCGTAATAGTAAGTCCCTTGGATGGAGTTGTGACTTTTGTATCCATGACAAGCGGAATGTCTAATAAACAAAGACAGATACTTGGAAGAAAAGCTGTTCTTCTTGCATGTGCTATTTCTGTTTTCTTTGCGCTGACAGGCGATACGATGCTCAGGTTCTTCAGCATAAATGTTGACTCTCTAAGGGTTGCAGGAGGTATACTGCTGTTCAAAGTGGCCTTTGATATGATGATGGCACATATTTCCAGGGAAAGTATTACTCTTGATGAGATCAACGAATCTTTAGGACGAGATGATGTCTGGGTATTTCCTATTGCTCTGCCTATATTGGCAGGACCTGGGTTAATAACTACTGTTATAGTTTTGATGGACAGCACAGATCTTGTTCTCAACAAGATGGCCGTGTTAGCTGCCATTGTGCTAACCTTCTTTGTCTGTCTGGTATTGTTCCATTTTTCTCATAAGGTCTACGAATGGCTTGGTTACACCGGCATGCTGGTATTTACCCGTCTTATGGGACTTTTTCTGGCCGCTTTGGCAGTGGATTTTGTAACAAAAGGATTATTCAATATATTTCGTACTTTATACTAA
- a CDS encoding MBL fold metallo-hydrolase, protein MNVKKFHTGYYDANSYLVNGKVLIDTGINTDALIAEIEKNIDIHDLKLIILTHCHYDHTASAEAIAKKSGAQIAIHKNDVEGLHHNEASAAAAFDNKAPSFEPNVLLDEGESIPIGNGEHLEIIYTPGHTPGCICLYEPVSKSLFSGDTVFPQGSIGRTDFIGGNSAKISESIQKLTKLDVRTMYPGHGDPTSDNVKHQIELSYRMAKSIFKII, encoded by the coding sequence ATGAACGTGAAGAAATTCCATACTGGATACTATGATGCAAATTCTTATCTTGTAAATGGTAAAGTGCTGATAGACACGGGCATTAATACGGATGCTTTGATAGCAGAGATTGAAAAAAATATCGATATCCATGACCTTAAACTAATCATCCTCACTCATTGCCACTACGACCACACTGCATCCGCGGAAGCCATTGCCAAAAAGAGCGGTGCACAGATAGCTATCCACAAAAACGATGTAGAAGGGTTACACCATAATGAAGCTAGTGCAGCTGCAGCCTTTGATAACAAAGCACCTTCTTTTGAGCCTAATGTCCTGCTGGATGAGGGGGAAAGCATACCCATTGGAAATGGAGAGCATCTGGAGATAATATACACACCAGGGCATACACCTGGTTGCATATGTCTTTATGAACCAGTATCAAAGTCATTGTTCTCAGGAGATACAGTATTTCCACAAGGCAGCATAGGCCGTACGGATTTTATAGGTGGTAATTCCGCAAAGATAAGTGAATCTATACAAAAACTCACAAAACTGGATGTAAGAACAATGTATCCAGGACATGGAGATCCCACTTCTGACAACGTGAAACATCAGATAGAACTATCGTATAGGATGGCAAAAAGCATATTTAAAATCATTTAA
- a CDS encoding dihydrolipoyl dehydrogenase codes for MKEYDLIIIGTGSGMNYIGSIMDASPEMKVAVIDKDEPGGICLTRGCIPSKILLYPAELVTDIQKAQHFGIDIEIKNIDFSKIMERMHNKISSDIRSIEENLWANPRIDYYKTIADFIEPYTLKAGEEILKAKMIFLCTGSRPSVPFIKGLNDVGYLTSDTVLKMSVLPKSLAIIGGGYIAAEYGHFFSAMGSKVTIIGRNPYFLPQTEPEISVLAKRMMSEHIEIITNHEVMEVKQVMEGKQILLKHRETGEETQIVASDVLVATGRESNSDLLKPEKGGIEVDKMGWIKVNEHLESSQKNVWVIGDATGKHPFKHVANHESTIVYYNAVLGRKATVDFHAVPYAVFSEPEIASVGMSEKEAVTQYGENNLSIGFYRFQDTGKGIAMDLEDEFVKVILEKETDKILGAHIIGPHASILIHEIIPIMYTPDQSAAPIMYSMDIHPSLSEVIKRALYSRMPINEYHMILKALNLE; via the coding sequence ATGAAAGAATACGATCTGATAATTATTGGTACTGGCTCTGGAATGAACTATATTGGATCCATAATGGATGCTAGTCCGGAAATGAAAGTTGCTGTCATCGATAAGGATGAACCTGGAGGTATCTGTCTTACAAGAGGCTGTATACCCTCAAAGATTCTGTTATATCCCGCTGAACTTGTAACTGATATCCAGAAAGCTCAACATTTCGGAATTGACATTGAGATCAAAAATATTGATTTCAGCAAGATAATGGAACGTATGCATAACAAGATCTCTTCCGACATACGATCCATAGAAGAAAATCTATGGGCTAACCCTCGCATCGATTATTACAAAACTATTGCAGACTTTATTGAGCCATATACTCTGAAAGCAGGAGAAGAAATTCTAAAGGCAAAGATGATTTTCTTATGTACAGGCTCAAGGCCATCTGTCCCTTTCATAAAGGGACTTAATGATGTTGGTTATCTCACAAGTGATACTGTACTTAAAATGTCTGTGCTGCCAAAAAGCTTGGCTATCATAGGCGGTGGTTACATTGCTGCAGAGTACGGCCATTTCTTTTCTGCAATGGGCTCAAAAGTAACTATCATTGGGCGTAATCCTTATTTCCTTCCCCAGACAGAACCCGAGATTTCAGTACTTGCAAAACGCATGATGTCAGAACACATAGAAATAATCACAAATCATGAAGTAATGGAAGTAAAACAAGTTATGGAAGGCAAGCAGATTCTGCTGAAGCACAGAGAAACCGGTGAAGAGACACAAATTGTAGCATCTGATGTTCTGGTTGCGACAGGCAGGGAATCCAATTCGGATCTTCTAAAACCTGAAAAAGGAGGAATTGAAGTAGATAAAATGGGTTGGATCAAAGTTAATGAGCATCTTGAAAGTTCCCAGAAAAATGTTTGGGTCATAGGTGATGCTACCGGTAAACACCCTTTTAAACATGTGGCAAATCATGAATCTACTATAGTCTACTATAATGCTGTTCTCGGTCGTAAAGCAACTGTGGATTTCCATGCAGTTCCCTATGCCGTGTTTTCAGAACCCGAGATCGCCAGTGTGGGTATGTCAGAAAAAGAAGCTGTGACTCAATATGGAGAAAATAACCTTTCTATTGGTTTTTATAGATTCCAGGATACAGGAAAAGGCATTGCTATGGATTTGGAAGATGAGTTTGTAAAAGTGATCCTGGAAAAGGAAACGGATAAAATACTAGGAGCCCATATAATAGGTCCCCATGCTTCGATACTGATCCATGAGATCATACCTATTATGTATACGCCAGATCAGAGTGCTGCTCCTATAATGTACTCCATGGATATTCACCCTTCGCTTAGCGAGGTAATAAAAAGAGCTTTATACTCCAGGATGCCGATCAATGAATATCATATGATACTTAAAGCTTTGAATCTGGAATGA
- a CDS encoding MM0924 family protein yields the protein MQSFIVEHYLQKDVDVYCGGPDTFQGIVEACADGVLTIKKETRFTHIAIDKIIAIWAK from the coding sequence ATGCAATCTTTTATAGTAGAACATTACCTGCAAAAAGATGTAGATGTATATTGTGGCGGGCCAGACACTTTCCAGGGAATAGTTGAAGCATGTGCTGACGGTGTCCTTACCATTAAGAAAGAAACCAGATTTACTCATATAGCTATCGACAAGATTATTGCTATTTGGGCTAAGTAA
- a CDS encoding PAS domain S-box protein, translating into MLQAVVFDSKGIIDQNLKNKLESLGIALSLIYQYDEKALPSLGVKKPDIIIYFCSGDNYNLFDKVLEISNNSGIPSIFVVSNSDENFFNKLNDAQSAWYIKEPFDENELYHVAKKALNNNAKEFISRGKEERYKNIFKKSTNGFALHEIVTDDNGKPVDYIFLEANKAFGILTGLDNESIIGKPVTEVIPGIEKDTSFIEIYGNVALNEQTVCFSEYVPQLDRYYDVCAYSTQKGQFATIFTDVTILKRSEEETRIKDEKCELALELVNMVPWEWDIESNRGHTLNDKNPHKIDMFEFSYEKCMNLVHPADRNYVEKIIENSIQKVEPCKAQYRMYDNEGKVHWFSTYGKPYSNANGKCVRMIGITQDITEYKETQESLEESEHKFRLLAENINDVIWTMSSGGKFLYVSPSVKKLTGFYPEEAMQRSLWETLTSESLRTVNAEMNMFFGKLQKGIMPEPTYAFEVEEFCKDGSKIWIEVRVNPIFDEFANFKFFLGVTRNINERKKTEDEIKKQKNVMDTIFHNAPIIMILINREGRIENINYSGMEATGKEKEELMGLLAGQVFSCVSSSKGQGCGKNIECRSCPVRNTFSETFKTGENFHKAEGSLNVLHNGIISTRHLLLSTAYLEIQGDAKVMLSVDDITEQKNAEQEILEAKMMAERANRIKSEFLATMSHELRTPLNAVIGYADLLFEETFGELNPKQRKSIGHISSSGKHLLDLINDILDLSKIESGKMELHYDDFFVNEALRNVEYIISPLAKKKNIRLEFSIESEVLTLHADKSRFKQILYNLASNAVKFTPEKGLVKIEVRKTDHAVEVAVTDSGIGIPEEQLKNLFIPFKQLDPTDSRTYEGTGLGLSLVKKFVELHGGKVNVKSEVGKGSTFSFWIPIRKTDQKTYE; encoded by the coding sequence ATGCTTCAAGCAGTAGTATTTGATAGTAAAGGCATAATCGATCAAAACCTTAAAAATAAGCTGGAAAGCTTGGGAATAGCTCTATCCCTAATATATCAATATGATGAGAAAGCACTACCGTCATTGGGTGTGAAAAAACCTGATATTATAATATACTTCTGTTCGGGCGATAACTACAACTTATTTGATAAAGTGCTGGAAATATCAAATAATAGTGGAATACCTTCAATATTCGTGGTCTCAAATTCAGATGAAAACTTTTTCAACAAACTGAATGATGCACAATCTGCATGGTACATTAAAGAGCCATTTGATGAAAATGAATTGTATCATGTAGCGAAAAAAGCTCTCAACAATAATGCAAAAGAATTCATTTCAAGAGGAAAAGAAGAAAGATACAAAAACATTTTTAAAAAATCCACCAATGGATTCGCCCTCCATGAAATAGTTACAGATGATAATGGAAAACCTGTGGATTACATATTTCTTGAAGCAAACAAGGCTTTTGGAATACTCACTGGACTGGATAATGAAAGCATCATTGGAAAGCCTGTTACAGAGGTGATTCCCGGCATCGAGAAAGATACTTCTTTTATAGAAATATATGGAAATGTAGCTCTGAATGAGCAGACAGTCTGTTTTTCGGAATATGTGCCTCAGCTTGACCGCTATTATGATGTTTGTGCGTATTCGACCCAAAAAGGGCAATTTGCGACCATTTTTACAGATGTCACTATTCTAAAAAGATCAGAAGAAGAAACCAGAATAAAAGACGAAAAATGTGAACTGGCCCTTGAACTGGTAAATATGGTTCCTTGGGAATGGGATATCGAAAGTAACAGAGGACATACATTAAATGATAAAAATCCACACAAAATAGATATGTTCGAGTTCTCTTACGAGAAGTGTATGAACCTTGTTCATCCGGCTGACAGGAACTATGTTGAGAAAATAATAGAGAATTCAATTCAAAAAGTGGAACCCTGCAAGGCACAGTATAGAATGTATGATAATGAAGGAAAAGTTCACTGGTTTTCTACCTATGGTAAACCATACAGCAATGCAAATGGAAAATGTGTAAGAATGATAGGGATCACCCAAGACATAACAGAATACAAAGAAACACAAGAATCCCTTGAAGAGAGTGAACATAAATTCCGGTTGCTTGCTGAAAATATCAACGATGTGATATGGACAATGAGTTCAGGAGGAAAATTCCTGTATGTAAGTCCTTCCGTCAAAAAATTAACAGGCTTCTATCCTGAAGAAGCAATGCAAAGGTCTTTGTGGGAAACATTAACTTCCGAATCATTGAGAACTGTTAATGCAGAGATGAACATGTTTTTTGGCAAATTACAAAAAGGTATTATGCCCGAACCAACCTATGCATTTGAAGTAGAAGAGTTCTGTAAGGATGGTTCAAAAATATGGATCGAGGTGAGGGTAAATCCTATTTTTGACGAATTCGCCAATTTTAAGTTCTTTTTGGGTGTCACACGCAACATAAATGAACGCAAAAAAACTGAAGATGAAATCAAAAAACAAAAAAATGTGATGGATACTATTTTTCATAACGCACCTATCATCATGATACTTATAAACAGAGAGGGAAGGATCGAAAACATTAATTATTCAGGAATGGAAGCAACCGGCAAAGAAAAGGAAGAACTGATGGGATTACTGGCAGGACAAGTATTTTCCTGTGTTAGTTCCTCTAAAGGACAGGGCTGTGGAAAGAATATTGAATGTCGCAGTTGCCCTGTGCGTAATACATTTTCTGAAACTTTTAAAACCGGAGAGAACTTTCATAAGGCTGAGGGCAGCCTGAATGTTCTACACAATGGTATAATTTCTACTCGTCACCTCCTGTTATCTACTGCTTATCTTGAGATACAAGGTGATGCAAAGGTAATGCTAAGTGTGGATGATATCACCGAACAAAAAAATGCAGAACAGGAGATTCTCGAAGCAAAAATGATGGCTGAAAGAGCTAACAGGATCAAAAGTGAATTCCTTGCTACTATGAGCCATGAATTAAGAACGCCTTTGAATGCTGTTATTGGTTATGCTGATCTGTTATTTGAAGAAACATTCGGAGAGTTAAATCCTAAACAAAGAAAATCAATTGGACACATTTCCAGTAGTGGAAAACATCTTCTGGATCTTATAAATGATATACTTGACCTTTCAAAGATAGAATCCGGAAAAATGGAACTACATTATGATGACTTCTTTGTGAATGAGGCTCTTAGGAACGTAGAGTACATTATTTCACCACTTGCAAAAAAGAAAAATATCCGACTGGAATTTTCAATTGAGTCTGAGGTATTAACTTTACATGCGGATAAATCCAGGTTCAAGCAAATACTTTACAATCTGGCCAGCAATGCTGTAAAATTTACTCCTGAAAAGGGATTGGTGAAAATAGAAGTACGGAAAACAGATCATGCCGTAGAGGTGGCAGTGACAGATTCAGGAATAGGTATCCCTGAAGAACAATTGAAAAACCTGTTCATTCCTTTCAAACAGCTTGATCCTACTGATTCGAGAACATATGAAGGAACAGGGCTTGGACTTTCATTGGTGAAGAAGTTCGTGGAGTTGCATGGGGGTAAAGTAAACGTAAAGAGTGAAGTGGGCAAAGGCAGCACTTTTAGTTTCTGGATACCGATACGAAAAACAGATCAAAAAACATATGAATAA
- a CDS encoding YgiQ family radical SAM protein has product MDLKEAKKRGWEELDVIIVTGDAYVDHPGFGTAIIGRILEDAGYRVGIIAQPKWDSIDDFKKLGKPRLFFAVSGGNTDSMVSNYTPSQRLRHEDAYSPGNKPGMRPNRATIVYSNRLREAYPDVPMVIGGIEASLRRFAQYDYWSDKVRQSILADTPADLLIYGMGELQILQIAEKLDKGIAVKDITDIGGTVWKMEVKKWKEKREEILKNNIAIPSYTEVSQDKVLYSKAFKLTFDEQDPIRGLGLVQIHPKTVIIQNKPMRPLNEKELDHVYELPYTRSAHPSYKEPIPALDMARFSITTHRGCFGSCSFCAIVLHQGRMISSRSIESILREAEGLKKIKGFKGIINGLGGPSANMYGMECGKWEKKGTCTDKLCIYPKACPSLNTSHQKLIELMQRLREIPGISKIFVGYGVRYDLALLDEKYMEELCAHHISGQLKIAPEHYCNAVTDAMKKPRREVFEKFETKYKEINRKLGKDQYLVAFLMSGHPGCTLNNMIETAEYIRDTGRYTEQVQDFTPTPMTAATCMFHTGIDPFTGKNIYVATSRKDKMIQRAFLRYKDTHNQMLVYEGLKRADRLDLVGNSWNCFIRRPPRQKEWQ; this is encoded by the coding sequence ATGGACCTTAAAGAAGCAAAGAAAAGAGGTTGGGAAGAGCTTGATGTGATCATTGTGACTGGGGATGCCTATGTAGATCACCCTGGATTTGGAACGGCCATTATCGGCAGGATCCTTGAAGATGCTGGGTACAGAGTAGGCATTATTGCACAACCTAAATGGGATAGTATTGATGATTTTAAGAAATTAGGTAAGCCACGCCTATTCTTCGCTGTAAGCGGCGGAAATACTGACTCAATGGTCAGTAATTATACTCCTTCCCAGAGATTGCGCCATGAAGATGCATATTCCCCAGGCAATAAACCTGGAATGAGACCGAATAGAGCAACTATCGTTTATTCCAACAGGTTGCGGGAAGCGTACCCTGATGTACCTATGGTGATAGGGGGCATAGAAGCTTCTTTGCGCCGTTTTGCTCAGTACGACTATTGGTCAGACAAAGTTCGCCAGTCGATTCTGGCAGACACACCTGCAGACCTGCTCATCTATGGCATGGGTGAACTGCAGATACTCCAGATAGCAGAAAAGCTGGATAAAGGCATAGCTGTAAAAGATATAACTGACATTGGCGGCACTGTCTGGAAAATGGAAGTTAAAAAGTGGAAAGAAAAAAGAGAGGAGATACTCAAAAACAATATCGCGATACCTTCCTACACAGAAGTTTCACAGGATAAAGTGCTATATTCCAAAGCTTTTAAGCTTACATTCGATGAACAGGACCCTATAAGAGGACTTGGGTTAGTACAGATTCATCCAAAAACAGTGATAATACAGAACAAGCCCATGCGGCCTCTTAATGAAAAGGAATTGGACCATGTGTATGAGCTGCCTTATACAAGGAGCGCACATCCATCATACAAGGAACCCATACCTGCCCTTGACATGGCCAGGTTCTCCATCACCACTCACAGAGGATGTTTTGGTTCCTGTTCTTTCTGCGCTATAGTCCTGCACCAAGGAAGAATGATATCCAGCCGCAGCATTGAATCAATACTTAGGGAGGCCGAAGGACTGAAGAAAATCAAAGGCTTCAAAGGTATCATCAACGGACTTGGCGGTCCTTCTGCGAACATGTATGGGATGGAATGCGGGAAGTGGGAAAAGAAAGGGACATGTACAGACAAATTATGCATTTATCCCAAAGCTTGCCCGTCACTTAACACAAGCCATCAGAAATTAATAGAGCTTATGCAAAGGTTGCGGGAAATACCAGGCATATCAAAGATTTTCGTCGGGTATGGCGTGCGTTATGATCTGGCACTCCTTGATGAAAAATATATGGAAGAACTGTGTGCCCATCACATTAGCGGCCAGCTCAAAATAGCGCCTGAGCACTATTGCAATGCAGTTACCGATGCCATGAAAAAACCCCGCCGGGAAGTATTTGAAAAATTCGAAACGAAATACAAGGAGATCAACAGGAAACTGGGAAAAGACCAGTACCTTGTAGCATTTTTGATGTCCGGCCATCCGGGATGCACTCTTAACAACATGATCGAAACCGCAGAATACATAAGAGATACCGGAAGGTACACAGAGCAGGTACAGGATTTCACACCCACGCCCATGACTGCTGCCACATGCATGTTCCATACGGGAATCGATCCTTTCACGGGCAAAAATATCTATGTTGCAACTTCCAGGAAAGATAAAATGATACAAAGGGCTTTTTTACGCTATAAGGACACTCATAATCAAATGCTTGTCTACGAAGGGCTCAAACGCGCAGACCGACTGGACCTTGTGGGTAATAGCTGGAACTGCTTTATCAGAAGGCCACCAAGACAAAAAGAATGGCAATGA
- a CDS encoding (Fe-S)-binding protein, whose protein sequence is MSNLDLRSILKCVRCGTCRSVCPIFEQTGWESASSRGRMLVAHGIYHGLEADQDVLNSLNTCTTCGLCEQMCPSGASPTQIVQNARHQLVLKGKMTDAQAALRDEATSKGNPLGETRYRHAWLKDPSDIKEHAPYVFFVGCLGSYRYPELTRRTFDLLKKFDVTLIPEEVCCGSPLLRTGSDPDFLISKNLEQIKKIGAHTIITSCAGCYTTLRNDYPDGLKVVHVSEFLAEHLSEMNLRRLDIKVTYHDPCHLGRCNGVFDPPRKIITSICELKEMKTHHQQSRCCGAGGGVLKGYPDLSLALSKKRLEEIPEGVDYLVTSCPLCRTNLQRGKPKVEVIDILDLIDMAMK, encoded by the coding sequence ATGTCCAATCTTGATCTAAGATCAATTCTTAAATGTGTACGGTGTGGCACATGCAGGTCTGTATGTCCTATTTTTGAACAGACAGGTTGGGAATCGGCAAGTTCCAGAGGTCGTATGCTTGTTGCTCATGGGATTTACCATGGTTTAGAAGCAGACCAAGATGTGCTTAACAGTCTTAATACATGTACTACTTGTGGTCTGTGTGAACAGATGTGCCCTTCTGGTGCTTCTCCTACGCAAATTGTACAGAATGCCCGCCATCAGCTTGTGCTTAAGGGTAAAATGACAGATGCTCAGGCTGCACTGCGTGATGAGGCAACATCAAAGGGTAACCCGCTTGGAGAAACGCGTTATCGTCATGCATGGCTGAAAGATCCTTCCGACATCAAAGAGCATGCTCCTTATGTCTTTTTCGTGGGCTGTCTGGGTTCTTACAGGTATCCTGAGCTTACTCGCAGGACTTTTGATCTGCTTAAGAAGTTCGATGTTACTCTTATTCCTGAGGAGGTTTGCTGTGGTTCACCTCTGTTGCGTACAGGTTCTGATCCAGATTTTCTTATCTCTAAAAATCTGGAACAGATCAAAAAGATCGGTGCTCATACTATAATCACAAGCTGTGCAGGGTGCTATACTACTCTTAGAAATGATTATCCAGATGGTCTGAAAGTAGTACACGTTTCAGAGTTTCTGGCAGAACATCTTTCAGAGATGAACCTAAGGCGCCTGGATATCAAAGTGACTTACCATGACCCATGTCATCTTGGAAGATGTAATGGTGTCTTCGATCCACCACGGAAAATCATCACATCGATCTGCGAACTCAAGGAAATGAAGACTCATCACCAGCAATCCCGTTGCTGTGGTGCAGGTGGTGGAGTTCTAAAAGGTTATCCAGACTTATCTTTGGCTCTTTCAAAGAAACGCCTGGAAGAAATTCCAGAAGGTGTGGATTATCTTGTTACGTCCTGTCCGCTTTGCAGGACAAATCTCCAGCGTGGAAAACCAAAAGTAGAAGTGATCGATATTTTGGATTTAATAGACATGGCAATGAAATAA
- a CDS encoding TatD family hydrolase: MDFQVIDSHCHLDFPKFNKDREATIQRARNVGVDQMINSGVDPKTNISTLELAQKYDYIHATLGFSPHLSPEATDEQVQSMLNFIEDHVTDIVGIGEAGLDYHYFTSNAERDRQIEVFKQVIELADKYNKPLVIHGREAEDIALRLSGHLDKVVFHCYGGNLETMRNIVDAGYFISVPTLVCFSEHHQEIAREVPLEHMLLETDSPYLSPRKGRNEPEFIIDSLPWIEKLKGIEEKDIADITRKNTIRVFGL; the protein is encoded by the coding sequence ATGGATTTCCAAGTTATAGATTCACATTGCCATCTTGATTTCCCCAAATTCAATAAGGATAGAGAAGCAACCATCCAACGTGCCCGTAATGTTGGTGTAGACCAGATGATCAATTCCGGGGTTGATCCAAAGACCAATATCTCAACCCTTGAGCTTGCACAGAAATATGACTACATACACGCAACTCTGGGATTCAGCCCCCACCTTTCACCAGAAGCCACTGATGAACAAGTACAAAGCATGTTAAATTTTATAGAAGACCACGTCACCGACATAGTTGGAATAGGGGAAGCGGGTCTTGACTATCATTACTTCACGTCAAATGCTGAAAGAGACAGGCAGATAGAAGTGTTTAAGCAAGTCATAGAGCTTGCCGACAAATACAATAAACCTCTTGTGATACACGGCAGAGAGGCAGAAGATATTGCACTGAGATTGTCAGGGCACCTTGACAAAGTAGTATTTCACTGCTATGGGGGGAATCTTGAAACCATGCGCAATATAGTAGATGCTGGATATTTCATCTCAGTTCCTACCTTGGTCTGTTTTTCGGAACACCACCAGGAAATCGCGAGAGAAGTACCATTAGAGCACATGCTTCTGGAGACGGACAGCCCATATCTTTCCCCCCGCAAAGGCAGGAATGAACCTGAATTTATTATTGATTCACTTCCATGGATTGAAAAACTCAAAGGAATAGAAGAGAAAGATATAGCAGATATCACTAGGAAAAACACTATAAGGGTCTTCGGCCTCTAA
- a CDS encoding FAD-binding oxidoreductase produces MLNVDLIEKMRNIVGKENLSISSCELYCYSSDASQIRGVPEVVIKPLSTAQVSEIIKIAYAHNISVTARGAGTGLSGGCVPLEGGIVLDMSAMNRIVEMDFDNLQVVVEPGIVQEKLNKALEPYGFFFPPDPGSSAMCTLGGLIANNGSGMRSVKYGTTRSYVLGLEVVMADGKIVRTGSKTMKSVAGYSLTDLMVGSEGTLGIITQAIIKVRAIPKDRSVIFASFDNPELAGKAVVKVLASGIVPSACEILDSNIIRAINTYDPKIGLPLAGAILLFEVDGSEAEVKEGVNLIVKTCEGLASGIRTASDKKERDEIWAARRLAGAAISRLDPMRTRVYVGEDVGVPIKEIPKMLCKVDEISEEFNLPIMTYGHIGDGNLHTGMCIDMLSDEDWIKLNAAADRIHRTAIAMGGTTTAEHGVGSARSEYMRLELGNALDIMIAIKKALDPKGILNPGKMGV; encoded by the coding sequence ATGCTTAATGTTGACCTAATAGAAAAAATGAGGAATATAGTGGGTAAGGAAAACCTATCCATTAGTTCCTGTGAACTATATTGTTATTCATCTGATGCTTCCCAGATCCGGGGAGTGCCAGAAGTGGTCATAAAGCCACTCAGCACTGCACAAGTTTCGGAAATCATCAAGATAGCTTATGCTCATAATATCTCAGTAACTGCCAGAGGTGCAGGTACAGGTCTTTCTGGTGGCTGTGTTCCTTTAGAGGGCGGTATTGTTCTTGATATGTCTGCCATGAACAGGATAGTGGAGATGGATTTTGATAACCTCCAGGTGGTAGTGGAACCGGGAATCGTCCAGGAAAAGCTCAATAAGGCCTTAGAGCCATATGGTTTCTTCTTCCCTCCTGACCCTGGAAGTTCTGCAATGTGCACTCTGGGGGGGCTGATAGCCAATAACGGTAGTGGTATGCGCTCAGTGAAGTATGGTACTACTCGCAGTTATGTACTTGGTCTTGAAGTAGTAATGGCAGATGGTAAAATTGTAAGAACTGGCTCCAAAACCATGAAATCTGTTGCCGGTTACTCTCTTACTGACCTTATGGTGGGTTCAGAGGGAACTCTTGGTATCATCACCCAAGCAATAATTAAGGTGCGTGCCATTCCTAAAGACCGTTCTGTTATATTTGCCTCATTTGATAATCCTGAACTGGCAGGTAAGGCTGTAGTTAAGGTCCTTGCATCCGGGATAGTTCCTTCTGCATGTGAGATATTGGATTCTAACATAATCCGGGCTATCAATACATATGATCCAAAAATAGGTCTTCCACTAGCTGGCGCCATACTACTTTTTGAAGTAGATGGTAGTGAGGCTGAAGTGAAAGAAGGTGTAAATCTTATAGTAAAAACGTGTGAAGGTTTGGCATCTGGAATCAGGACTGCTTCAGATAAAAAAGAAAGGGATGAGATATGGGCTGCCCGCAGGCTGGCAGGTGCAGCTATTTCTCGCTTAGACCCTATGCGAACCAGAGTATATGTGGGCGAGGATGTTGGAGTTCCCATAAAAGAGATCCCAAAAATGTTGTGCAAGGTAGATGAGATTTCTGAAGAATTTAATCTGCCTATCATGACCTATGGTCATATTGGAGATGGAAACCTGCACACAGGCATGTGTATCGACATGCTCAGTGATGAAGACTGGATTAAGCTGAATGCTGCTGCTGATAGGATCCACCGTACAGCTATTGCTATGGGAGGAACGACCACTGCGGAACATGGTGTGGGCAGTGCTCGATCTGAATATATGCGCTTGGAATTGGGTAATGCTTTAGATATTATGATAGCGATCAAAAAAGCTCTCGATCCCAAAGGAATACTCAACCCCGGAAAAATGGGGGTGTAA